A genome region from Haloarcula ordinaria includes the following:
- a CDS encoding PRC-barrel domain containing protein, whose translation MERDHVTDDDEGKAVVDSHGEKIGMVTEVRSGTAYVDADPGLADTIRSKLGWGDADQDDYPLEKSRIHTVTDDEVRLKDEF comes from the coding sequence ATGGAGCGAGACCACGTAACTGATGACGACGAGGGCAAAGCGGTAGTCGACTCTCACGGGGAAAAGATCGGTATGGTCACGGAGGTCAGATCCGGTACCGCGTACGTGGATGCGGACCCCGGCCTCGCTGATACCATCCGCTCGAAACTCGGCTGGGGCGACGCCGACCAGGACGATTATCCCCTGGAGAAGAGCCGCATACACACAGTAACCGACGACGAGGTTCGACTCAAAGACGAGTTTTAG